In Labrus bergylta chromosome 5, fLabBer1.1, whole genome shotgun sequence, the genomic window tgtgtctgtacctttaaatatgtaaatgagctgtgtctgaccacgccccctctctggaagggcttgggtgtactcggtgctttctcgctccatgtcctattgtttacggtgagaaggcagactcagagggcagaacaaacacctagctgtgggagtgtcacccacctgggggaggggctactgccctttgtgatgtcatgaagggaacatctccaaacggcctgtttgagcacacattttctgaaaagtggagcaggcaaaagacggagaggatggacttttctcatcattggggggtttgtagacagactagagacacatgttagagttagaggaacatggagaagtggattttaaataataatatgtgacctttaaattgatgtgtttttgttcaaatgaaaCAGCTGATTAAACTTGAATTCTATGGATGAACTACAGTAGGACATAAGAAAAACTACATAGCTTAACAACACTTAATTTCACAACACTGATTTAAAGATGAAACCTTAAAGATGTAATGTCTGCTTCTTGATGACCACTGCAGTTTGTAACAGCCTGTTCAAAGATTCACGATGTCCTGCATGTTTCCTTTGTTTGTCTAAGTGAAAATAAtctcataaataaataagagtGTTTGTCCTGGCAGGCTCGGAGGCGTTGGCGGTGCGATGTCCGCACTGCCCGGCTGTGCTGGGCGGGGAGGAGGAAATGCAGGAGCACATCAGCAGCCAACACGGCGGTCAGGGCATCGAGGCGTTCAGCTGCCCCCTCTGCTCCCTGATCTGCTCCTCCCAGCTGGAGCTGCAGGAGCACCTGCTCTCCCTCCACATGGAGGCCACAGAGGAGCAGGCCTCCACCTCCCACACTGTAAGGAGCTCTGCTACTGCTCTGCAGTCAGATAGGAAATGTTGTCCACCATGAGTCCTGCCCgctaagatttatttatttaaatacttCAGGGTCGCACAAACTCTCCCACATCCTCTGCCAACATACACCTAAGCAGTGCAATTCTAACCCTGCATTCAATCGTCTTATCACGGCCACTCTGCTGTATTtaacaaaatgtgacaaatgtAAACTTTGGCTCTCGTTATTGATTAAACAAGGAGAAAGACTcttctttaaaatatttcaaacagcCTGAAAAACACTGAAGTTGTGCAGTGAAACCTGATTTCAGATTTGAGTGTGTAGGGgtgtaaaacaataaatcaatgaTACACCGGTGAAATGTTTTCCAGCCAAGTAACCCCCTGCCCTGTGCCAGAtcttaaaataaactaaaaagacttttataaagagagagaacacagagctgcactgtaactgaaaacacaacatgaggTGACTTCATCCAGCTCGTTTGGTTCTccctataaataaaaaaaaaccttgggagagctcaaatacacacactggaaaaatctctctctctctctctctctctctctctctctcttgctctctctctcgctctctgtctctccctctctctcgctctgtctctctctctctgtctctctctctctctctctgtctctctctctctctccccctctctctcgctctctgtctctccctctctctcgctctgtctctctctctctctgtctctctctctctctctctgtctctctctctcttgctctctctctctgtctctctctctctctctctctctctctctctctctgtctctctctctctctccccctctctctccccctctgtctttctctctctctctctctctctctgtcttgctctctctctctctctctccccctctctctcgctctctgtctttctctctctctctctctctctctctctctctctgtcttgctctctctctctctctctcccctctctgtctctctccctctctgtctttctctccctctctctctctctctctctcgctctctgtctctctctgtctctctctctctctctctctctctctctctctctctctctctctctctctctcactctcacacacacaaacacatgatcatcatcaccaatAAACACGAGCTAACCAGCagctaaatcaaaacaaatattgcCTGTCAACTGATGcaggcatgcctgctgttgccatggtgacttCAGACACTGTCTGTCAGTTTGAGGAGGTAAATAAAGGGGGAAAGTCCGGTCGTCGGGGAAaagcttgttttgtttgtacaaGTGCTTAGTAGAGTAAATGGATTATAAATAATGTGTGTATTCTTTTAGATGTTTGGTATATGCCGGTTTAAACTGGCAAGCTGGCCACACCCCaatctgtgatgtcactgcaggGGTTTTGCATCTGCCAGCTGATGGATGAGCAGAGCAGGTTTAACCTACTAAAAGATTTATAATATGTGATATACGACCTCTCTGTCCAATCAGGTGATGTCAGCAGATCCATCAGGAAGCGAGGAGGCGGAGTCAGTGATCTCTGAGAGGCAGGCACAGCTGGCAGCTGCCCAGCAGATGTTTGTGGCTctggcaggaggaggaggaggaggaggaggaggaggagaaggcggGTCGTCAGCGGAGGTGGTGGAGGTGAACATGTTTGACCTGCTGAACAGTTCAGTCACCTTCATCTGTGAGGACAAACCGTCAGGACCCGACGCTCTACAGTAAACTTTTAACCTGAGAGGAAAAACTGTGGACTCAGTTTTGTGGATGGACTCTTTGTGCTGAAGCTTTAAATGTAGTTCTGTAAAGCTTCTCGTTCctggagttgtttttgcagttttaataaatgtgGTGAATGAGTGTCCAACTtcagtttatttacagaaacaaGTCGGCTTAAAGACACCAGAGGAAACTTCTGCTCTCCTAGAAACTAAAAACATGAACGTCTAACTTGCTGTTCCTGTCAAGTagcaaacattttgtttttaaaggagaagTATGTAACTGTGAcgcctagtgtttaaaatgggcactgcagtccaaattcaaaacattggagagagctgtctccccccgccccctcctccttaGAGTCGTGTTGCTGTctagaccacactaaccaagaccagagtgctccgagacaaaGATAAGACATTCAGGGTTTGAGAATGAGtctagaccaagaccataaataacagtgtgcagggggcgtgtcacagTTATTCATTGTTATAGAAGagggcgttttccttctaatcacagttaTGAAGATGTGAAATATTGACAATAATTCAGTAAAacaatatattattttatttttctgttttatttattacaggtagacacagactgaataAACACAAACCAACAAAGCACATTCAGATTTCCTCATCGACACTGAGACGGCTCAAACGGCAGCGTCCAGAGAAACAAGCTGCACAAAGATAATAACAtgtcatggggggggggggggatacatTCTGAGGTCAACACAGACCTCTTCAATTCATGCGGAGTTTCATCttttcaccaaaaaaaaaatcagacttgagtttattattttgattttgtattttacacttaaaatgtaagttttaaacatgtttgtttaaatcTACGTTGAAGGTTGAGAGTCAGGGGCAAAAGAAAGTGTGGAGATTTTgtctaaatgaaaaaaacactttgacttGAATATGATAACTAAGAATTAGTACTTTAATCACATGATTCTTGAGTTTTTGTTTAACTAActaaactttttgaaaataaagtcaGATCATTTAGAATAAAGATAAGACAAGGTGTTGGAGAAGCGTTACGTCCATTCAGTCTTTGTGCATCAAGGCTTCCTAACATCACATCTCTGTCCCTCAGTGTCCTGATCATCAAAGACTTAAAGAACCTGTCGCTGCCTTTACGGAAACATGTTTGTGCTATAGCTGCTCAGATTTTATATTTTGCCCTGCATTCAGCCTGTCAGGTTCAACAGGCCTTGCAGCTGACCAACAATGTATTGCTGTGAACTTTAAATCTTACACATCAACTATTTATAATCAAGAGAGACCGTTTGATGACAAAGTTCTGCTGAATGTGACTCTAGCTTGTAACAGAAGTTcgatatttaataaaaaaaagtactatgatcttattatttgattatttttcagaTATATATCGCAGGGacgaccgatatgagatttttggggccgataccatTATCGATATTGAGGAGAGAACAAATctgatatcggccaatatttttttttagatgtgtcTTCCATCTGTAGTTATAGAAATAGATATGCACATTTATTGCCATACTGAAGAGTGATGATGGTTGTTATtatccatacagcgccctctgctggtgaaagaactgctagtgttatacaatgaaactcaaacgAAATactgtttgactggtgaataaatcgagttaTATTGacgcatatctgcgataaaattaggcgataccgatagtcactggatatgctgatatcggccgatattatcggctggccgatttatcggtcgggctctaatatAAAGCTCTTTCAAATATCAGGGGTTGGGTTTACATGTTGGTAGCTCGGTTCTTGGATTGACTGTTGATATTTTAGCGAGAAGATATCTTCAGTCTTTGGCCTTTTCTGACGATGCGTTACAGgagttcagaaaacaaaacacaaggaGCACGTCTCACAAACAAGAACCTAAAACAACAGAAAGGCGTCTCATTTATACGCTGACATAAAGGTGACAGGAGCTCTGAGAGTCTGAGGTGCTACATGAAGTTATTCAcgtctgtctttgttgttttccatttcACTGACAAgagtttgtttatatttatgtagCCTCCACATCATGCATACATTGGACACCTTATTGAGCATTCACGCTTACATTCATAATGATGCACAATGACAGCTAATGTGCTACATGTAGCACCTGTTGACAaccagacagacaaaaaaaaataaaaatctaacaaAAAGGGCAAATAAATAAAGCTCACAGGCGGGAATATATAATCAACAGTAGCACCATCATCTCTGAAGCCGTTTCCTCACAAGATCAGCAGGTGGTGcttcctttaaaacaaacagtccaTTCACTGTTCACGCTTTCTTTTGCTTTAACTGCAGAGCAAATATGTCACTGTAGTGCAAATGTTCCTGtcaagagaaaacacacaaagacgtTCAGAAACATGAAGCGGCTCCAAACATGAGCCGGCGGTCAGCAGTCTGTCAGGATAACTGTAGCCTGCTGTGTCCTGTGTTTCATATGTGGACGTGTTAGACATGGTTATCAGCATGTGGTGCAAAGGACCGGGGGGCCAAGCTGGCTGATATCAAGAATACATATATTTCTACAGGATTAACTGGACATTTAATGCAGATAGCAGATAGAAAGCTTGGACTGAGTCTGTTCAGTAGAGGACGCTCAGACTCAGCAGTTTATaatcagcactgtctgcagcacgtATCAGCTCACCGACTTCTGACCAATGACACGACTGCAGCGTGGCAGACTGTAGAGATGCAAAGAAACTCACTGACAGCATCTTTTTAATCAAAACTATTCTAATTAAGTAAGATAGGTGACACTTAAGTTAAAATGACCACAGTTGCTAAGCTAATTCCAGAGGCCCATTAACGGCaagtgttagcatcaagctaacaaactcaCGGTCCATCTGTGAGAAACTGCGCCCCCCTCTGTGAGAATAATGCAGCAGCCACCACCGACTGACAGAGTGAAATCATGTTGAATATTATCATAGTAAGTTGTATGTTTATAAAAAGCAGCCCTCTGTTTACGGTTGAAAGTCACATAAAGGCTAAATCTGTGCACGATCTGTTTCCATCCCAGGACAAAAATCCTCTTAATCAGTCACCACATCagaaatctgttattttattctAACTTTGAATCTGTTTCAGGTTCTTTGTGCTTCTTGGTTCAGTCAGAGCATGAAGACATAAAGGACACCAAAGCTGCAGTTCTTCTACTGGCCACTACAGGCTGGCTCtgtgcatagactgtatataagaagTGGACGTAGCCTCGATGTcggaaaagtgaagccaatgctaAAGGGATTTCTGCTTCCAATATGTAAATGTTGGGTATAAATTTCAGTATATTTCTGAAGCTAACATTCGTAGATTACTTACATATTTTAACCCCTAACAGCAACAATGGCGACGGCAAAAATACCAAACACAACACtgactgatgacatcacagtggttACTTCCACTTCTGATAAACAGTCTGTGGCTCCACTCAGACCTGCTCTTCAGACGCATCAGGATTTTCAGGCTTCAGTAACTGACGTGTTCTGTCCCTGGGAATAGCAGCATGTGAAGCTTTTAGCGCGAGTTCTTTTGTCTTTCGAAGCAGCTTCAGTGGAGGACTCTGGCTTCCATTGGATTCCAATATGGCCGCTGAGCGCCTCATGCTACGTGCTTGCCTAGCTGGTGATCTTCTTGCGGGGCAGGTAGGCGTTAGTGATCTGGTTCATGACCACGAGGGCGGGGAAGAGGGGCAGCAGCAGGAAGGCCCACCAGGCCACGCCTCTGACCGTGGCCTGGAACCAGTCGGAGAACATGGCCGTGACCACGGTGAAAGTGGCCAGCAGGTAGACCACCAGGCCGCAGGTGGCGTGGTACAGCTTCAGCCTCGGCGGGGGGGAGGAGAGACGCAGCAGCTGAGGGAACTTCACGCAGATACCGAACGCGGCCTGGAGCACGGTGGCGGTCAGGGTGCTGACCCCCAGCAGGCTGTGCCAGGAGACCAGGTGGGGGAGCTCCGACACGTTCTTACTGGCCACCATGAAGCCCAGGCCGGTGGCGGCAGCTATCAGAACCAGAGCCTGACAGAACCAGTGGAGACGGACTTTGTTCTTACGAGATTTGCAGCAGAAGGGGGATCCTTCAGCGGAGAAGAGGAGGACGCCTTCAGTCATACACAGACAGTACTGCAGGAGGACGAGACACACAGAGTTACAGTCAGGACTAatgtgtggtttgtttgtttgtcgttTTATCTGCACTATTTTTCTGAACACTTAGCCAACTTTCTTTCAGTTAAAAGCAAACattgaacatttatttctcaCTGGTATTAGAGCTCGACCGATTAGTCAGCCAGCCGATAACATCAGCCGATATTcgcttatccagtgactatctgtatcggctaattttatctcagatatTCACAGATATTACTAGATGTAATCAtgagtcaaatagcatttcattcgAGTTTCATTGtcttacactagcagttctctgtcaccagcagagggcgctgtatggattataacaaacatcatcactcttCATAGTGTGAAGCTGTACATgaacagttactttccagttgagtcaccatcttgtcttcattataaatcttttccaagTGTTTGATGACTGCTTTTAAGGGATCAACTCAATACTTgtgtatatttaaatatatctctacagatcgaacagaGATTagagaaagatatcggctgatttatcagtatctgattttttttatcttcctaATATCCACATCAGCCCAAAAAACacatatcggtcaggccctgACTAGTCTATCTGTTAACCTGCAGATGAACTGTTGGTTAGCTGGTATgttaaacacagagaggagagcatGTGACGCTAACTGAAGTAAGAACACTGATAAACAAAATATGCATGTCATGCTGCACACGTGTCCAAAGAATGAACTACTGCACGTCCCGCGTCTGAATCAGATTAATAAAGTGTTCCTCTGAATATCAGGTCAGAGTTTGTCCTTCACATGCTCTGCTTTTACTGCTGCTCTATGGTTTAAGGTTTAATAACCAGGGTTTGATGGATCGGTCTTCATCAGACGACAGATTTCTTTCATGGTCAACGCTAAAAGAACTACGTGCAAAGTCATTAAAGTGAAAGTCTATAACTTCACTAATCTTTACAGAAACAAACTCAATGTCTTTATATTTAGCTCTTATAACTTTTGGAAACTGTCTTTGAAACATCAATCATAAAtccttttcatatttaaatgagtgtgtgtgtgtgtgtgtgtgtgtgtgtgtgtgtgtgtgtgtgtgtgtgtgtgtgtgtgtgtgtgtgtgtgtttaacaaagCAGTGAGTCATTAATAGGGTTCTATTGTGAAGAGTAAATGGACGCATCAATCAAAAGTTTGGGGCTCAAAGTGAAGACTTGTTTCTGACAGGAGGAGGCGTGATGTGTGGACGGTCAGACGTCATCATGGCTGACAGACTGAGAGGACTGAGGGATCACGCTGTACCACCATGACGAGATGGATCACGCTGTACCACCATGATGAGATGGATCACGCTGTACCACCATGACGAGATGGATCACGCTGTACCACCATGACGAGATGGATCACGCTGTACCATCATGACGAGAGGGATCACGCTGTACCATCATGAGATGGATCACGCTGTACCACCATGACGAGATGGATCACGCTGTACCACCATGACGAGATGGATCACGCTGTACCACCATGACGAGATGGATCACGCTGTACCACCATGACGAGATGGATCACGCTGTACCACCATGACGAGATGGATCACGCTGTACCACCATGACGAGATGGATCACGCTGTACCATCATGAGATGGATCACGCTGTACCATCATGACGAGAGGGATCACGCTGTACCATCATGACGAGATGGATCACGCTGTACCATCATGATGAGATGGATCACGCTGTACCATCATGAGAGGGATCACGCTGTACCATCATGACGAGATGGATCACGCTGTACCATCATGATGAGATGGATCACGCTGTACCATCATGATGAGATGGATCACGCTGTACCATCATGACGAGAGGGATCACGCTGTACCATCATGATGAGATGGATCACGCTGTACCATCATGATGAGATGGATCACGCTGTACCATCATGACGAGAGGGATCACGCTGTACCATCATGATGAGATGGATCACGCTGTACCATCATGATGAGATGGATCACGCTGTACCATCATGATGAGATGGATCACGCTGTACCATCATGACGAGAGGGATCACGCTGTACCACCATGACGAGAGGGATCACGCTGTACCACCATGACGAGATGGATCACGCTGTACCACCATGACGAGATGGATCACGCTGTACCACCATGACGAGATGGATCACGCTGTACCATCATGAGATGGATCACGCTGTACCATCATGACGAGAGGGATCACGCTGTACCATCATGACGAGATGGATCACGCTGTACCATCATGATGAGATGGATCACGCTGTACCATCATGAGAGGGATCACGCTGTACCATCATGACGAGATGGATCACGCTGTACCATCATGATGAGATGGATCACGCTGTACCATCATGATGAGATGGATCACGCTGTACCATCATGACGAGAGGGATCACGCTGTACCATCATGATGAGATGGATCACGCTGTACCATCATGAGATGGATCATGCTGTACCACCATGATGAGATGGATCACGCTGTACCACCATGACGAGAGGGATCACGCTGTACCATCATGATGAGATGGATCACGCTGTACCATCATGAGATGGATCATGCTGTACCACCATGATGAGATGGATCACGCTGTACCATCATGAGATGGATCACGCTGTACCATCATGACGAGAGGGATCACGCTGTACCATCATGACGAGAGGGATCACGCTGTACCATCATGATGAGATGGATCACGCTGTACCATCATGATGAGAGGGATCACGCTGTACCACCATGACGAGATGGATCACGCTGTACCATCATGAGATGGATCACGCTGTACCATCATGACGAGATGGATCACGCTGTACCACCATGACGAGATGGATCACGCTGTACCACCATGACGAGATGGATCACGCTGTACCACCATGACGAGAGGGATCACGCTGTACCATCATGAGATGGATCACGCTGTACCATCATGAGATGGATCATGCTGTACCACCATGACGAGAGGGATCACGCTGTACCATCATG contains:
- the cyb561d1 gene encoding cytochrome b561 domain-containing protein 1 → MRSDVEYSPVGEGFGMRDFWLYVWLRRAAVIAAHVTGLGLTLIISLLSRPGTSLFSWHPVCMSFAYCLCMTEGVLLFSAEGSPFCCKSRKNKVRLHWFCQALVLIAAATGLGFMVASKNVSELPHLVSWHSLLGVSTLTATVLQAAFGICVKFPQLLRLSSPPPRLKLYHATCGLVVYLLATFTVVTAMFSDWFQATVRGVAWWAFLLLPLFPALVVMNQITNAYLPRKKITS